From Nitrospirota bacterium, a single genomic window includes:
- a CDS encoding SprT-like domain-containing protein, translated as MAPRQAPPVTTQHLTQMWNELNGRYFADLLPPIDLVWSRRLTSSVGMFISRRGPRPRLDQEGLRPPTTREIRLSLPLLHQATHASEYGEQEIVNTLAHEMIHQWQYDSLKRRPNHGPDFLRKMTEMNRDGTLAITIYHSLQKEVLALTRFAWRCRQCGQLYRRQRRTIQPRRHHCGICRGSLQELESVGQLQHEPSPTSLPPGQLSFPV; from the coding sequence ATGGCTCCACGCCAAGCCCCTCCCGTCACCACTCAGCATCTCACTCAAATGTGGAACGAGCTGAATGGCCGCTACTTCGCAGACCTGCTGCCTCCGATCGATCTCGTTTGGAGCCGCCGCCTGACCTCCTCCGTCGGCATGTTCATCAGCCGTCGAGGACCAAGACCCCGGCTGGATCAGGAGGGTCTTCGCCCGCCGACCACACGCGAGATTCGCCTCTCCCTCCCCTTGCTCCACCAAGCCACCCACGCGAGCGAATATGGCGAACAGGAAATCGTAAATACCCTGGCGCATGAAATGATTCATCAGTGGCAATACGACAGTCTGAAACGGCGGCCGAATCACGGGCCTGATTTTCTCCGCAAGATGACCGAGATGAATCGGGATGGAACCCTGGCGATCACCATCTACCATTCGTTGCAGAAGGAAGTGCTCGCGCTCACGCGATTTGCCTGGCGCTGCCGGCAATGCGGCCAACTGTACCGGCGTCAACGACGGACGATTCAGCCGCGCCGGCACCATTGCGGCATCTGTCGGGGCTCCCTGCAGGAATTGGAGTCAGTAGGCCAGCTCCAGCACGAACCGTCTCCGACATCCTTGCCACCCGGCCAATTATCCTTTCCGGTATAA
- a CDS encoding CBS domain-containing protein: MSIDDQGLTMTVYTVTLDALADDVATLMVTQGVGDVIVVEEGKPVGILTDRDLVARIMAAGLDGKTVLVRDIMSAPPVTVSQNEEVGIAIALMSHHGIRRLPIVDEAGKLVSILTLDDLLMLGLDGQPELSNIVRRQLRLGKEPLPSPTGLQRAETEGSSRPATLPLSSTVERIARSSVVVPIKRGQYRHIHHTPRTWFSRNRFWLIFILALSLISTAALLLLPYLWKIILVLWFAPIRVP; this comes from the coding sequence ATGAGTATTGATGACCAAGGGTTGACGATGACGGTCTACACGGTCACGCTGGACGCTTTGGCCGACGATGTGGCCACCCTCATGGTAACGCAAGGGGTGGGCGATGTGATCGTGGTGGAAGAGGGGAAACCGGTCGGGATCTTGACGGACCGTGATCTTGTCGCCCGGATCATGGCGGCAGGATTGGATGGCAAGACCGTGCTGGTACGGGACATCATGTCGGCCCCGCCTGTGACGGTGTCTCAAAACGAGGAAGTCGGCATTGCCATCGCGCTCATGAGCCATCATGGCATCCGTCGTTTGCCGATCGTCGACGAAGCGGGCAAGCTGGTGTCGATCCTGACGCTGGATGACCTCCTCATGCTCGGTCTTGATGGGCAACCGGAACTCAGCAACATCGTCCGACGACAATTGCGGCTCGGGAAGGAACCGTTACCGTCACCCACGGGGCTGCAACGTGCTGAAACGGAGGGCTCATCCAGACCGGCGACGCTGCCATTGTCCAGTACGGTCGAGCGCATCGCTCGTTCGTCGGTGGTGGTCCCGATCAAGCGAGGCCAGTACCGGCACATTCACCATACTCCGAGAACCTGGTTCTCCCGCAATCGATTTTGGCTGATATTCATCCTAGCACTCTCACTCATAAGTACAGCGGCTCTACTATTACTCCCATACCTATGGAAAATTATTCTAGTGCTCTGGTTTGCTCCCATACGCGTACCCTAA
- a CDS encoding pitrilysin family protein: MRIHIPRFIVLLVVLSLSFNLDLLHAGSPSLADRVVEQKLANGLTVLMVERHQTPVVSLNMTFRVGGVNEQIGQTGLAHLYEHMAFKGTRTVGTKSYEKERPILEELFRVGTELEQRQRDLAKRNQEKPASSEARAAVERLQKRFTELQEQAGQFVAGNEMALLYQRHGGVGLNASTGKDLTRYMISLPANRLPLWASLEADRMAHPVLREFYKERGVVMEERRLRNDDSANGLLFETFTSAAFRAHQYGIPTIGWESDILSLTPADTEAFFKAHYGPDNATIAIVGDINPKEVMALIEQTFGKIPAAPPQPQIVTVEPPQRGERRVEVEFDAEPSVAIGFHKPALGHPDDYVFDVIDAVLTEGLTSRLYANLVRDQRIAASINSDSNYPGVRSPNLFVFSATPLAPHTTAEVEAAIYAELERLKTEPVSAKELEKVLNNLDADLVRALRSNGGLASQLALYQTVAEDWRYALKARDKIAAVTPGDIQRVAAEYFTKTNRTVATLVKKVGEKKVATAPKHEVAR; the protein is encoded by the coding sequence ATGAGGATTCACATCCCACGCTTCATAGTGTTGCTCGTCGTGCTCAGTCTGAGTTTCAACCTCGATTTGCTCCATGCCGGGTCGCCCAGCCTGGCGGATCGTGTGGTGGAACAGAAGCTGGCGAACGGCCTGACCGTGCTTATGGTCGAGCGGCATCAGACGCCGGTGGTCTCCCTCAACATGACCTTCCGGGTCGGAGGAGTGAACGAGCAGATCGGCCAGACAGGTCTGGCGCACCTCTATGAACATATGGCCTTCAAGGGCACGAGGACGGTGGGGACGAAGAGTTACGAGAAAGAACGGCCGATCCTCGAAGAGTTGTTTCGCGTGGGAACTGAGTTGGAGCAGCGGCAACGGGACCTGGCCAAGAGGAATCAGGAGAAACCGGCCAGCTCCGAAGCGCGCGCCGCCGTCGAGCGCCTCCAGAAACGATTCACGGAGTTACAAGAACAAGCGGGACAGTTCGTGGCGGGCAATGAGATGGCCTTGCTCTACCAACGGCACGGGGGAGTCGGACTCAATGCTTCGACCGGCAAGGACCTGACTCGCTACATGATCAGTCTCCCGGCGAATCGCCTGCCCCTGTGGGCTTCGCTGGAAGCCGATCGCATGGCGCATCCGGTCCTTCGCGAATTCTATAAAGAGCGAGGTGTGGTGATGGAGGAGCGGCGGTTGCGGAACGACGACAGCGCGAACGGCCTGTTGTTCGAAACCTTCACCTCAGCCGCCTTCCGCGCCCATCAATATGGCATCCCGACGATCGGCTGGGAGTCGGATATTTTGTCGCTCACGCCGGCCGACACAGAAGCCTTCTTCAAAGCCCATTACGGTCCCGACAATGCGACGATCGCCATCGTGGGCGATATCAATCCGAAGGAGGTCATGGCCCTGATCGAGCAGACGTTCGGCAAGATCCCGGCTGCGCCCCCGCAGCCTCAGATTGTGACGGTCGAGCCGCCGCAACGGGGAGAGCGCCGCGTGGAAGTGGAATTCGATGCTGAACCCTCAGTGGCCATCGGGTTCCACAAGCCGGCCTTGGGCCATCCAGACGACTATGTGTTTGACGTGATCGACGCGGTGCTGACGGAGGGCCTTACCTCCCGGCTCTATGCGAATCTGGTCCGCGACCAGCGGATCGCCGCCTCGATCAATTCCGATTCGAACTATCCCGGGGTCCGCTCCCCGAATCTGTTCGTGTTTAGCGCCACGCCGCTCGCACCCCATACGACGGCGGAAGTTGAAGCGGCCATCTATGCCGAGCTCGAACGGCTCAAGACGGAACCGGTCTCCGCCAAGGAATTAGAAAAGGTGCTGAACAATCTCGACGCGGATTTGGTACGAGCGCTCCGGTCCAATGGGGGTCTCGCCTCTCAGTTGGCCCTCTATCAGACGGTGGCGGAAGATTGGCGCTATGCGCTGAAGGCCCGGGACAAAATTGCCGCGGTGACGCCGGGGGATATTCAGCGGGTGGCGGCTGAATATTTCACGAAGACGAACCGAACGGTGGCGACATTGGTGAAGAAGGTTGGCGAAAAGAAAGTTGCGACGGCGCCGAAGCATGAGGTGGCGCGATGA
- a CDS encoding YbgC/FadM family acyl-CoA thioesterase, which produces MEIRIYYEDTDCGGVVYYANYLKYFERARTQYLEERGLSVAGLIKDGTVFVVVHAEVDYRSPARYGETLVIETVVSDVTAASFTFSHVIRERESQRVVVEGAARLATTDGNGKVKRLDKEMVAALQSGPTRSH; this is translated from the coding sequence ATGGAAATTAGGATCTACTACGAAGACACCGACTGCGGCGGGGTGGTGTATTACGCCAACTACCTCAAATATTTTGAGCGCGCGCGGACGCAGTATCTTGAAGAGCGGGGGTTGTCGGTAGCCGGGCTTATAAAGGATGGCACGGTGTTCGTGGTGGTGCATGCGGAAGTCGATTACCGATCTCCCGCCCGCTACGGCGAGACGTTGGTGATCGAGACGGTCGTTTCCGATGTGACGGCAGCTTCGTTCACGTTTTCGCATGTGATTAGAGAGCGGGAAAGTCAGCGGGTGGTTGTCGAAGGGGCGGCAAGGCTGGCGACAACGGATGGCAATGGCAAGGTAAAGCGCCTCGACAAGGAGATGGTCGCCGCGCTACAGTCTGGGCCCACAAGGAGTCACTAA
- a CDS encoding four helix bundle protein: MAFRFETLEIWQMAKEYATRVYAATAKFPRHEDYGLKSQLNRAVNSIALNIAEGTAKNSNKAFDYHLEIALGSTFEVVAGAFLAKDRAYISEVERSALYEDGQRLAKSINAFRNTLSIS; encoded by the coding sequence ATGGCGTTCCGATTTGAAACGTTGGAGATTTGGCAGATGGCCAAGGAGTATGCAACAAGGGTCTATGCCGCTACCGCGAAGTTTCCGAGACATGAAGACTATGGATTGAAGTCCCAGCTGAATCGGGCAGTAAACTCGATCGCACTCAATATCGCGGAGGGCACAGCCAAGAACAGCAATAAAGCGTTCGACTACCACCTGGAGATTGCGTTGGGATCGACCTTCGAAGTGGTGGCTGGGGCGTTTCTTGCTAAGGATCGAGCGTACATCTCAGAGGTTGAGCGCAGTGCCTTATATGAGGATGGTCAGCGACTTGCGAAAAGCATTAATGCATTCAGGAATACGCTGTCGATATCTTGA
- a CDS encoding TIGR02710 family CRISPR-associated CARF protein, whose translation MAQDQPVKALVIALTDDAAAAIYSINRLQPDSLCFVLPAWAKALVESDVQPKIAQMPRRWDWIVLEETGEFVGCYRALAQALPEMLRTWDVQPGELVVDITGATPAMAGALTLATLSHSSRIVSLVPAREGQEDDRIDIAGKPFLWTQGNPWDKAASVSRREGCDLFNRGLFAAAAKLFREVEARVSGGQKPLYRAFADLADGYDLWERFHYRQAWEKLKTAVKAFDMALVWGGPQGLKAVLPLVKANAGFLERLVLDPAPVKDLQALDLLAYAGRRLHGTHDSEAAMVSLIRALEAFAQRQLFKQYTIKTWDVQPEQLPQALQETCRSCWLEDLDGKYKLPMQAQFRTLAGLGDQMGQAFLREWPTMKPLLDAANQAILGHGFEPVKSERVQQLYDVVVRLAGVSETSLPKFPVLNL comes from the coding sequence ATGGCGCAAGACCAACCAGTCAAAGCTCTCGTGATCGCGCTCACCGACGATGCGGCGGCGGCGATTTATTCGATTAATCGTCTGCAGCCCGATTCCCTCTGCTTCGTATTGCCGGCCTGGGCGAAAGCGCTGGTGGAGTCTGACGTCCAGCCGAAGATCGCACAGATGCCCAGGCGATGGGATTGGATCGTGCTGGAGGAGACGGGCGAGTTCGTCGGCTGTTATCGGGCGCTGGCGCAAGCGCTTCCGGAGATGTTGCGGACCTGGGACGTGCAGCCGGGCGAGTTGGTCGTCGATATAACCGGGGCCACTCCTGCCATGGCCGGCGCTCTGACCTTGGCCACTCTGTCTCATAGTTCGCGGATCGTCTCGCTCGTGCCGGCACGAGAGGGGCAGGAAGATGATCGGATCGATATCGCGGGGAAGCCGTTCCTCTGGACGCAGGGGAATCCCTGGGACAAAGCGGCCTCTGTCTCGCGCCGCGAGGGTTGCGACCTGTTCAATCGGGGACTATTTGCCGCTGCGGCGAAACTGTTCCGCGAGGTCGAAGCCAGGGTGAGCGGCGGGCAGAAGCCCCTCTACCGGGCCTTTGCTGACCTGGCTGATGGCTACGATCTGTGGGAGCGGTTTCACTACCGTCAGGCTTGGGAGAAGCTGAAGACTGCCGTGAAGGCGTTTGACATGGCGTTGGTCTGGGGTGGACCGCAAGGGCTTAAAGCGGTTCTGCCGTTGGTTAAAGCGAATGCGGGATTTTTGGAAAGACTCGTCCTCGATCCTGCTCCCGTGAAAGATCTGCAGGCGCTGGATCTGCTGGCCTATGCTGGTCGGCGACTGCATGGCACGCACGATTCGGAGGCCGCCATGGTTTCGTTGATTCGCGCGCTCGAAGCCTTCGCCCAACGGCAACTGTTCAAACAATACACAATCAAAACCTGGGACGTGCAGCCGGAGCAATTGCCGCAGGCGCTGCAAGAAACCTGTCGGTCCTGTTGGTTGGAAGACCTCGACGGCAAGTACAAGCTGCCTATGCAGGCGCAGTTCCGCACGCTGGCCGGGCTAGGCGATCAGATGGGCCAAGCCTTTCTCCGAGAGTGGCCAACGATGAAACCGTTGCTCGACGCAGCCAACCAGGCCATCCTCGGTCATGGCTTCGAGCCGGTCAAATCCGAGCGAGTGCAGCAGTTGTACGATGTTGTTGTCAGGCTAGCCGGGGTGAGTGAAACCTCGTTGCCAAAGTTTCCGGTGCTGAACCTCTGA
- a CDS encoding DNA polymerase IV, whose translation MRWSRQILFGDIDAMFASAAVLADPSLADKPVAVGGSSPRGIIAAASYEARSFGIRSAMPTGEAKRLCPQLILVPPDRPLYQRLHEQMQAVIDRLLPVVEWTSIDEFYAETTDMQSLYPDPSRLGRCVKDAIFDATGLHCTVALASGKTVAKVAADVHKPDGLAVIEPGTEAAFLAIRPVRDLPGIGPKSAAMLQGLGIHCVGDLLDPQHEPFLRQQWGNRLIAWQEVARGIDHDPVVVDRESKSLGRETTFERDSRDLAVLEQTIKSFLGTLTHDLRVQGLAAGSFTVKLKDTTFRVTTRQQQFQQPLNYDPAMWPAIRAALHRLAIPHTDYRLVGLSLSGLLPATESLFAQRQTQAVAALDGLIERYGSRMVRLGGIPEE comes from the coding sequence ATGCGCTGGTCTCGCCAGATCCTGTTCGGAGACATCGATGCCATGTTCGCCTCCGCGGCGGTCCTGGCAGATCCCAGCCTTGCGGACAAACCGGTGGCAGTCGGAGGATCCTCCCCGCGAGGCATTATCGCGGCGGCGAGTTACGAAGCCCGTTCGTTCGGCATCCGCTCCGCCATGCCGACCGGCGAAGCCAAACGGCTCTGCCCCCAGCTCATCCTCGTTCCTCCGGACCGACCTCTCTATCAACGACTTCATGAACAGATGCAGGCCGTCATCGACCGTCTACTCCCTGTCGTCGAATGGACCAGCATCGACGAGTTCTACGCAGAGACCACGGACATGCAATCTCTCTATCCCGACCCCTCACGTCTGGGCCGATGCGTGAAGGACGCGATCTTCGACGCCACGGGACTCCATTGCACGGTCGCGCTCGCCAGCGGAAAAACTGTGGCGAAGGTCGCAGCGGATGTCCACAAGCCGGACGGGCTGGCGGTGATCGAGCCGGGCACCGAAGCAGCCTTTCTGGCGATTCGTCCGGTGCGCGACTTGCCTGGTATCGGACCGAAATCCGCGGCCATGTTGCAGGGGCTCGGTATCCATTGCGTTGGCGACCTGCTCGATCCGCAGCATGAGCCATTTCTTCGGCAGCAATGGGGCAACCGTCTGATCGCCTGGCAGGAGGTGGCGCGGGGCATCGATCACGATCCGGTCGTGGTCGATCGGGAATCCAAAAGTCTCGGTCGTGAAACGACGTTCGAGCGGGACAGCCGCGACTTGGCAGTCCTGGAGCAGACGATCAAAAGTTTTCTTGGCACCTTGACGCATGATCTGCGCGTGCAGGGTCTGGCGGCTGGGTCCTTCACCGTCAAACTTAAAGATACAACGTTCCGGGTCACCACTCGACAGCAGCAGTTCCAGCAACCGCTCAATTACGATCCTGCGATGTGGCCAGCCATCCGAGCGGCGCTCCACCGCCTGGCCATTCCTCACACAGACTACCGGCTGGTGGGCCTGTCACTGTCAGGCCTCCTACCTGCGACCGAATCCCTCTTTGCACAGCGCCAGACTCAGGCTGTCGCAGCCTTGGATGGATTGATCGAACGATATGGCAGTCGAATGGTCCGGCTCGGGGGGATTCCGGAAGAGTAG
- a CDS encoding D-sedoheptulose 7-phosphate isomerase has protein sequence MKDIVLSAFAESATVKQQFARDHADRIVQVATLMVTAFREGRKVLLFGNGGSATDAAHLAAEFVGRYKRERAPLPAIALATDIAAITCIANDYGYDELFARQVRAHGQKGDVAIAISTSGNSPNILKGVEAAKACGLITVGWTGGTGGKLAGMVDHPFVVPSAVTARIQESHITLGHVLCELIEEQLLGKVS, from the coding sequence ATGAAAGATATTGTCCTCAGCGCCTTTGCCGAAAGCGCCACCGTCAAGCAACAGTTCGCGCGCGACCATGCCGATCGCATCGTGCAGGTCGCAACACTGATGGTCACGGCCTTTCGTGAGGGACGCAAAGTGTTATTGTTCGGCAACGGAGGCAGCGCCACGGATGCGGCCCATCTCGCCGCCGAATTCGTCGGGCGCTATAAGCGCGAGCGGGCGCCGCTCCCAGCCATCGCCCTGGCCACCGACATTGCCGCCATCACCTGCATCGCCAACGATTACGGGTACGACGAACTTTTTGCCCGGCAGGTCCGCGCCCATGGCCAGAAGGGCGACGTCGCCATCGCCATCAGCACCAGCGGCAACTCCCCCAACATCTTGAAAGGCGTGGAAGCGGCGAAGGCTTGCGGCCTCATCACTGTCGGCTGGACCGGCGGGACCGGCGGAAAGCTGGCCGGCATGGTGGACCATCCCTTTGTCGTGCCCTCGGCGGTCACAGCCCGCATTCAGGAAAGTCACATCACGCTCGGCCACGTTCTCTGTGAACTCATCGAGGAGCAACTCCTTGGCAAAGTCTCCTGA
- a CDS encoding HAD-IA family hydrolase, producing MMGKTSVELLIFDLDGTLIESKWDIAASVNLTLAELGLPERPLEEIFGFVGDGVKQLLRLSVGESTRVTYDEVLRVFRGQYLAHCLDRTTFYPGIGEMLTHFAAKRKAVATNKAIEYTNVILQGLGADHFEYVVGGDHGFGLKPEPGMLLHVMKELNVSPERTVLIGDSTNDINGGHNAGIRVCAVGYGMGNRTKMAACQPDWFIERPEELMELFI from the coding sequence ATGATGGGAAAGACGTCAGTCGAGCTGTTGATTTTCGATCTGGACGGGACGCTGATCGAGTCCAAGTGGGATATTGCCGCGTCGGTGAACCTCACGTTAGCTGAGCTGGGACTGCCGGAGCGGCCACTTGAAGAAATCTTCGGGTTTGTGGGCGACGGAGTGAAGCAACTGTTGCGCCTGTCAGTCGGCGAGAGCACTCGGGTCACCTACGACGAGGTCTTGCGGGTATTCCGGGGCCAATACCTGGCCCATTGCCTCGATCGCACCACGTTCTACCCAGGTATCGGAGAAATGCTGACGCATTTTGCCGCCAAACGGAAGGCCGTGGCCACCAATAAGGCGATCGAGTACACGAATGTGATTCTCCAAGGGTTGGGGGCAGATCATTTTGAGTATGTCGTCGGAGGCGATCATGGATTCGGATTAAAGCCGGAGCCTGGCATGCTGTTGCATGTGATGAAAGAATTGAATGTCTCGCCCGAACGCACCGTGCTCATTGGGGACAGCACCAACGACATCAACGGCGGGCATAACGCCGGGATTCGTGTCTGTGCGGTCGGCTATGGCATGGGGAATCGCACCAAGATGGCGGCCTGTCAACCGGACTGGTTTATCGAACGGCCGGAAGAATTAATGGAGCTCTTTATATGA
- a CDS encoding barstar family protein, with translation MTPKLTLPAYLQSTKAPWSSLLIVKAGQRAESLIHVPDGYKLKIIKGAKCQTTAGLLTEFARALDFPDYFGHNWDALEECLADLEWLPAKGYILLLTDAAQVLPDDEDEYETFLEVLSDAGEAWGSGQAGMGARRATPFHVLFAISEREKSKRARWELSEISTEPSAPRKASSRRA, from the coding sequence ATGACCCCCAAACTCACCTTGCCTGCTTATCTACAGTCAACTAAAGCGCCTTGGTCTTCGCTGCTGATCGTGAAGGCCGGACAGCGGGCTGAGTCGCTCATACATGTGCCGGACGGTTATAAGTTGAAAATTATCAAGGGAGCCAAGTGTCAAACCACCGCCGGCCTCTTGACCGAATTTGCCCGCGCCTTGGATTTCCCTGACTACTTCGGCCACAACTGGGATGCCCTGGAAGAATGCCTGGCCGACCTGGAGTGGCTACCGGCCAAGGGCTACATCTTGCTCCTCACCGATGCAGCGCAGGTGTTGCCGGACGACGAAGACGAGTATGAAACCTTTCTGGAGGTCTTGAGCGACGCGGGAGAGGCCTGGGGAAGCGGGCAGGCGGGCATGGGTGCGCGACGTGCGACACCCTTCCACGTACTGTTCGCCATATCGGAGCGGGAAAAATCCAAACGCGCCCGCTGGGAGCTGAGCGAGATCAGCACAGAGCCTAGCGCACCACGTAAAGCCTCCTCAAGGCGAGCTTAG
- the pyk gene encoding pyruvate kinase codes for MRKAKIVCTIGPASAEPSILEQLITSGMNVARLNFSHGTHESHRTAIASIRAVAERLQLPVAILQDLQGPRIRVGALDGDGVDVLAAQRIRLVGGMLRSGGQIGSQIVAPSNLTEILVVYPQLARDVRTGARILIDDGLIELLVTSVTGGAVECQVKTGGRIRSHKGINLPGTTISAPTLTEKDRKDIRFGVAEGVDYMALSFVRGSEDVQAARRLVAECGGDQPIIAKIERAEAIASLDSLLEEADGVMIARGDLGVEMGPEVVPILQKRIIIKANQHRRLVITATQMLESMTQHPSPTRAEASDVANAIFDGTDAVMLSAETARGQYPVESVQVMDRIVRVAEGETLFLNLGPGKRPSGHEHRAIPEAMCEAAASAAAATEAAVIATFSESGTTARLLSKQRPAAPIVAFTPHEPVRRRMALYWGVLPRLMARVQDPDDRVRAVEQRLLEETLAKTGDCVVLLSGTVTGQLGGTNAMKLHRIVS; via the coding sequence ATGCGAAAAGCAAAAATTGTATGCACGATTGGTCCGGCCAGCGCCGAGCCCTCCATCCTCGAACAGCTGATTACGAGCGGGATGAATGTGGCCCGGCTCAACTTCTCCCATGGCACGCACGAGTCGCACCGAACGGCGATTGCATCGATCCGCGCTGTTGCGGAGCGCCTGCAGCTGCCGGTTGCGATCTTGCAGGATTTGCAGGGGCCTCGAATCAGGGTGGGCGCGCTCGACGGAGATGGAGTCGACGTGCTGGCAGCACAGAGGATCAGGCTCGTCGGAGGCATGTTGCGGTCGGGCGGCCAGATCGGCAGCCAGATCGTGGCTCCTTCGAATCTCACGGAGATCCTGGTCGTCTATCCGCAGCTGGCGCGCGACGTGCGGACTGGGGCCAGAATCTTGATCGACGACGGACTGATCGAATTGCTCGTGACATCGGTGACTGGCGGGGCAGTCGAGTGTCAGGTCAAGACCGGCGGGCGGATCAGGTCCCACAAGGGAATCAACTTGCCAGGCACCACGATCAGCGCGCCCACGCTGACGGAGAAGGACCGGAAGGATATTCGTTTTGGCGTCGCGGAAGGCGTGGACTATATGGCCCTCTCGTTCGTGCGGGGGTCGGAAGATGTGCAGGCGGCGCGGCGTCTGGTGGCGGAGTGCGGCGGCGACCAGCCGATTATCGCCAAGATCGAGCGAGCTGAAGCCATTGCGTCGCTCGATTCCTTGTTGGAGGAAGCGGACGGGGTCATGATTGCGCGGGGCGATCTGGGCGTGGAGATGGGGCCGGAAGTCGTGCCGATCCTCCAGAAGCGGATTATTATAAAGGCGAATCAGCATCGCCGGTTGGTCATTACGGCGACGCAAATGCTCGAGTCGATGACGCAGCATCCCAGCCCGACCAGGGCGGAAGCTTCCGATGTGGCCAACGCAATTTTCGATGGCACCGATGCGGTCATGCTCTCGGCGGAAACAGCCCGCGGGCAATATCCGGTCGAATCGGTGCAGGTGATGGACCGGATTGTGCGTGTGGCGGAAGGCGAGACCCTGTTTCTGAACCTCGGCCCGGGCAAACGGCCGTCCGGCCATGAGCATCGCGCGATTCCTGAGGCGATGTGCGAAGCAGCCGCATCGGCGGCAGCCGCGACAGAGGCGGCTGTGATCGCCACGTTCAGCGAGTCCGGCACAACGGCCCGGCTGCTCTCGAAACAACGGCCTGCCGCCCCCATTGTAGCCTTCACGCCGCACGAGCCCGTGCGTCGGCGGATGGCGCTCTACTGGGGCGTGCTGCCCAGGCTGATGGCCAGAGTCCAGGATCCAGACGATCGCGTCCGCGCGGTCGAGCAACGATTACTGGAGGAAACGTTGGCAAAAACGGGTGATTGCGTCGTTCTGTTATCCGGGACTGTGACGGGACAATTGGGAGGCACGAATGCCATGAAGCTCCATAGGATTGTGTCATGA
- the hemL gene encoding glutamate-1-semialdehyde 2,1-aminomutase, producing MKTTRSAKLFADAQQLIPGGVNSPVRAFRSVGGQPRFIKRAKGARLYDVDGNSYIDYILSWGPMILGHAAPAIIRAIKKAAANGTSYGAPTELEVTLARMINQAFPSMEKVRLVSSGTEAVMSAIRVARGFTKRDNILKFDGCYHGHSDYLLAKAGSGLATLGIPDSLGVPADFAKHTLTVPYNDIRAVQQIIKEQRNTLACIIIEPIAGNMGVVPPAQDFLRTLRRLTAENGILLIFDEVISGFRVTYGGAQTLYGITPDLTVLGKIIGGGLPVGAYGGRKEIMDLIAPSGPVYQAGTLSGNPLAVSAGIETLKQLKVRGVYKKLEEKSAALAEGIGEAAKKAGIPLTQTRVGSMLGAFFTSGAVVDWNTAKLSDTKRYGQFFHKMLEQGIYLAPSQFEAAFLSTAHSTSDIEKTIKAAHTAFKSL from the coding sequence ATGAAAACGACTCGTTCCGCTAAATTATTCGCCGACGCGCAGCAGCTGATCCCTGGTGGCGTAAATAGTCCGGTCCGCGCCTTCCGGTCCGTCGGAGGCCAGCCCCGGTTTATCAAACGAGCCAAAGGCGCCCGCCTCTACGACGTCGACGGAAACAGCTACATCGACTATATCCTGTCATGGGGCCCGATGATTTTGGGCCATGCAGCCCCGGCCATCATCCGCGCCATCAAGAAGGCCGCAGCGAACGGCACGAGTTACGGCGCGCCGACCGAACTGGAAGTCACGCTCGCCCGCATGATCAACCAGGCCTTCCCCTCGATGGAAAAGGTCCGGCTGGTCAGTTCCGGCACCGAAGCGGTCATGAGCGCGATTCGCGTGGCCCGCGGTTTTACGAAGCGCGACAACATCCTCAAATTCGACGGGTGCTACCACGGTCACAGCGATTACTTGCTGGCGAAAGCCGGCTCCGGCCTGGCCACTTTGGGAATCCCCGATTCGCTGGGAGTCCCGGCCGACTTTGCGAAGCACACCTTGACCGTCCCCTACAACGACATCCGGGCGGTCCAGCAGATCATCAAAGAACAGCGAAACACGTTGGCCTGCATCATTATCGAGCCGATCGCAGGAAACATGGGCGTCGTGCCGCCGGCTCAGGACTTTCTCCGGACACTCCGGAGGCTCACGGCGGAAAACGGCATCCTCCTCATTTTCGACGAAGTGATCTCCGGCTTCCGCGTCACCTACGGCGGCGCGCAAACGCTCTACGGCATTACGCCGGACCTGACAGTGCTGGGGAAAATCATCGGCGGAGGTTTGCCGGTCGGCGCCTACGGAGGACGGAAAGAGATCATGGACCTGATCGCGCCTTCCGGGCCGGTCTACCAGGCGGGAACTCTGTCGGGCAATCCGCTGGCCGTCTCCGCCGGCATTGAAACCCTCAAGCAGCTCAAGGTCCGCGGGGTCTACAAGAAGCTGGAAGAAAAGTCGGCAGCCCTGGCCGAAGGGATCGGGGAAGCGGCCAAGAAAGCCGGCATCCCGCTCACGCAAACCAGAGTCGGCTCGATGCTGGGCGCCTTCTTTACCTCAGGCGCAGTGGTGGATTGGAATACCGCGAAACTCTCCGACACGAAGCGCTACGGGCAGTTCTTCCACAAGATGCTGGAACAGGGAATCTACCTGGCCCCCTCACAATTCGAAGCAGCCTTCCTCTCGACCGCTCACTCAACCAGCGACATCGAAAAAACGATCAAAGCCGCGCACACCGCATTCAAGAGCCTCTAA